The following proteins come from a genomic window of Flavobacterium eburneipallidum:
- a CDS encoding glycoside hydrolase family 43 protein gives MKFIQITSLLLSCIAIQSVIGQEKNTTNYSQVWVADNGDGTYKNPIINADYSDPDAIRVGDDYYMTSSSFNCIPGLPILHSKDMVNWELVNYALKKQPPFDVYDKPGHGNGVWAPSIRFHNEEFYIYYPDPDYGIYMIKTKDPKGDWSEPVMVKEGKGLIDPCPLWDEDGKAYLAYAYAGSRAGFKSLLAICSLNPEGTNANYNDDVIIIDGHDGEATIEGPKLYKRNGYYYVFAPAGGVPTGWQTVMRSKNIWGPYEKRKVLDQGKTKVNGPHQGAWVQTQTGEDWFFHFQDKFAYGRVVHLQPMKWINDWPVIGTDKDGDGTGEPVSTYKKPNVGKTYPIMTPPDSDEFNSPKLGLQWQWHANQQVYWGFPSTMGYYTMYCRPMPKEATNLFDMGNLLLQKFPADEFTATTKMTFNARFDDEQTGLVIMGLDYSYLKVKQTAGQLAISQATCKNADKKGKETESESVKLKSNTFYLQVKVKAGGICSFFYSEDGKKFTALGTDFKAREGKWIGAKLGFLALRNGNINDAGSVRIDWFRITK, from the coding sequence ATGAAATTTATACAAATCACGTCTCTTCTTTTATCCTGTATTGCTATTCAATCAGTGATTGGACAAGAAAAAAATACAACTAATTATTCCCAAGTTTGGGTAGCAGACAATGGCGATGGAACCTACAAAAACCCCATCATCAATGCTGATTATTCTGATCCCGATGCTATTCGTGTTGGTGATGATTATTACATGACTTCCTCTTCTTTTAATTGTATTCCTGGTTTGCCTATTTTGCATTCCAAAGATATGGTCAATTGGGAATTGGTCAATTATGCGCTCAAAAAGCAACCTCCTTTCGACGTTTATGACAAACCCGGTCACGGAAACGGAGTTTGGGCTCCGTCCATACGATTCCATAATGAGGAATTTTACATTTATTATCCCGATCCTGACTATGGAATTTATATGATTAAAACCAAAGACCCAAAAGGCGATTGGTCTGAACCCGTTATGGTAAAAGAAGGAAAAGGTTTGATTGATCCTTGTCCGTTATGGGACGAAGACGGCAAAGCCTATCTTGCTTATGCCTATGCTGGAAGTCGTGCAGGATTCAAAAGTCTTTTGGCAATTTGCTCTTTAAACCCTGAAGGGACAAATGCAAATTATAACGATGATGTCATCATTATTGACGGTCACGATGGTGAAGCAACCATTGAAGGTCCTAAATTATATAAACGTAACGGCTACTATTATGTTTTTGCTCCCGCAGGTGGTGTTCCTACAGGATGGCAAACCGTAATGAGATCCAAAAATATCTGGGGACCTTATGAAAAAAGAAAAGTATTAGATCAAGGAAAAACAAAAGTAAACGGGCCACACCAAGGAGCTTGGGTGCAAACTCAAACTGGAGAAGATTGGTTTTTCCACTTTCAAGACAAGTTTGCTTACGGTAGAGTCGTTCATTTGCAACCTATGAAATGGATCAACGATTGGCCAGTAATTGGAACAGACAAAGATGGAGATGGCACTGGCGAACCAGTTTCAACTTACAAAAAACCAAATGTTGGAAAAACATATCCTATCATGACTCCTCCTGATTCGGATGAATTTAATAGTCCAAAATTAGGATTACAGTGGCAATGGCATGCTAATCAGCAAGTCTATTGGGGTTTTCCTTCCACGATGGGGTATTACACGATGTATTGTCGTCCGATGCCAAAAGAAGCAACCAATTTATTCGACATGGGAAATTTATTATTGCAAAAATTTCCAGCCGATGAATTTACCGCAACTACCAAAATGACTTTTAATGCCCGTTTTGACGATGAGCAAACTGGTTTAGTGATAATGGGACTGGATTACAGCTATTTGAAAGTAAAACAAACCGCAGGACAACTCGCTATATCCCAAGCAACTTGTAAAAATGCAGACAAAAAAGGAAAAGAAACCGAAAGTGAATCTGTTAAACTAAAAAGCAACACCTTTTACCTTCAAGTCAAAGTGAAAGCAGGAGGAATTTGCAGTTTTTTCTACAGTGAAGACGGCAAAAAATTTACAGCATTAGGAACTGATTTCAAAGCAAGAGAAGGCAAATGGATTGGAGCCAAACTAGGATTTTTAGCCCTACGAAACGGAAATATCAATGATGCAGGAAGTGTACGCATTGACTGGTTTAGAATCACAAAATAA
- the pelA gene encoding pectate lyase — protein sequence MKNFKKGIVLVVLLLLNWCFYAQVNKQKWPEIINKSEPTWFATDEAKAIAENVLLYQRNIGGWPKNIQMQNPLSEVEKQKLIALKSDTKELTTDNKATTQEMLFLSKMYAQVKDERYKNAFLAGFDYLLKAQYANGGWPQFYPLKKGYYTHVTYNDDSMANILNVLKACVDKTGYYSIQPSEATLAKAKIAFDKGIDCIIKSQYKQNGVLTAWCAQHDEVTLLPANARAYELASLSGKESAKIVLLLMTIENPSPEVITAVNSAVTWFEKTKITDLREDRVAVPNSKIMEKVMVKDPNAEPLWARFMELEDNKPFFCDRDGIKKYSIAEIGQERRVGYSWYTNEPKEVLKKYVAWKKKRNF from the coding sequence ATGAAAAATTTTAAAAAAGGAATTGTCCTTGTTGTTCTATTACTCTTAAACTGGTGTTTTTACGCCCAAGTCAACAAACAAAAATGGCCTGAAATCATAAACAAATCAGAACCAACTTGGTTTGCAACTGATGAGGCAAAAGCAATAGCTGAAAATGTTTTGTTGTACCAACGCAATATTGGCGGATGGCCTAAAAACATCCAAATGCAAAATCCTTTGAGTGAAGTTGAAAAACAAAAATTAATTGCTCTTAAATCAGACACAAAGGAACTGACAACAGACAACAAAGCCACAACACAGGAAATGTTGTTTCTTTCTAAAATGTATGCCCAAGTAAAAGATGAAAGATATAAAAATGCTTTTTTAGCAGGATTTGATTATTTGTTGAAAGCCCAATATGCAAATGGAGGTTGGCCACAGTTTTATCCACTAAAAAAAGGATATTACACTCACGTTACTTACAACGATGATTCGATGGCTAACATCTTGAATGTACTAAAAGCCTGTGTTGATAAAACAGGTTATTATTCCATTCAACCATCCGAAGCTACTCTTGCAAAAGCGAAAATTGCTTTCGACAAAGGGATTGATTGTATTATCAAATCGCAATACAAACAAAACGGAGTATTAACGGCTTGGTGTGCACAACACGACGAAGTAACTTTACTACCTGCAAATGCCAGAGCTTATGAATTAGCTTCGTTAAGCGGCAAGGAATCGGCTAAAATTGTATTATTGTTGATGACTATCGAAAATCCTTCTCCTGAAGTGATTACTGCAGTAAACAGTGCTGTAACTTGGTTTGAAAAAACTAAAATTACTGACTTGCGAGAAGACAGAGTTGCTGTTCCAAACAGTAAAATTATGGAGAAAGTAATGGTAAAAGATCCCAATGCAGAACCGCTTTGGGCTCGTTTTATGGAGCTAGAAGACAACAAACCTTTCTTTTGTGATAGAGATGGAATTAAAAAATATTCTATAGCCGAAATTGGTCAAGAACGCAGAGTAGGTTACAGTTGGTACACCAACGAACCTAAAGAAGTTTTGAAAAAATATGTTGCCTGGAAAAAAAAACGCAACTTCTAA
- a CDS encoding pectinesterase family protein, producing the protein MQEAVNAAKSSSNQRIIIFIKNGTYDEKIRIPITKTNIYFLGESRENTILTHNDYSGKPNIGPNSTFNTYTLLVEGNDFIAENLTIQNTAGTIAQAVALNINADRVIVNNCSLLGNQDTLYTSGRGSKNYFINCYIEGTTDFIFGHATALFENCIIHSKKDSYITAAATPETSTFGYIFKNCKLTADENTTQVYLGRPWKEYAKTVFMNCEMGKHIKPEGWHNWSKPEAEKTVFYAEYKCKGLGFQPKKRVTWSHQLKKSEAKKYTLENCMGLEFSKAIIQYYSK; encoded by the coding sequence ATTCAAGAAGCGGTAAACGCTGCAAAATCTTCTTCAAATCAAAGGATTATCATTTTTATAAAAAATGGTACTTACGATGAAAAAATTAGAATTCCTATCACGAAAACCAATATTTATTTCCTTGGTGAAAGTCGAGAAAACACCATATTAACTCACAATGATTATTCTGGAAAACCCAATATTGGTCCCAACAGTACCTTCAACACCTACACTCTTTTGGTAGAAGGCAATGACTTTATTGCCGAAAATCTTACCATTCAAAATACCGCTGGAACAATAGCCCAAGCGGTGGCATTGAACATAAATGCTGATCGAGTGATCGTAAATAATTGTTCGTTGTTAGGCAATCAAGACACGCTCTATACTTCGGGAAGAGGCAGTAAAAATTATTTCATAAACTGTTATATCGAAGGTACTACCGATTTTATTTTTGGACATGCCACTGCCCTATTCGAAAATTGCATCATTCACAGCAAGAAAGATTCGTATATCACAGCAGCTGCCACTCCAGAAACTTCTACTTTTGGATATATTTTCAAAAATTGTAAACTCACCGCTGACGAAAACACAACTCAAGTATATCTAGGAAGACCTTGGAAAGAGTATGCTAAAACCGTTTTCATGAATTGCGAAATGGGAAAACACATTAAACCCGAAGGTTGGCACAATTGGTCGAAACCAGAAGCTGAAAAAACCGTATTTTATGCGGAATACAAGTGCAAAGGTCTTGGATTTCAACCTAAAAAAAGAGTAACTTGGTCGCATCAATTAAAGAAGTCCGAAGCAAAAAAATATACATTAGAAAACTGCATGGGATTAGAATTTTCAAAAGCAATTATTCAATATTACTCCAAATAA
- a CDS encoding glycoside hydrolase family 28 protein, with amino-acid sequence MKHKILFFLLVSLQCLAQNSTYPTASVDSIIKRIQLPKIPSYKIVITKLGAKGDSISNAKPAFDKAMALCKKNNGGTIIVPKGVYTLNGPIHFVSNVKLHLEDGAKIRFGSNPKDYPIVLTSWEGTMLYNYSPLIYGNNVENIAITGNGIIDGEAKNTWIKWKPLEAKGKELSREMNHKNTPIKERIFGEGHYLRPQLIQFINSKNILLENVQIEDSPFWCVHLLKSKSITLRGLKYKSYNNNNDGIDPEYSSDILIENILFDNADDNVAIKSGRDDEGRSNSATPSENIVIRNCQFKGLHAIVIGSEMSAGVRNVYVENSTFRGDLKRGIFLKTNSDRGGYIKNIFFNNLAFGKVEDCIYITANYHGEGGGLHSSKISDISFSNISCVEATKTGIVIEGYPNKKVSNIKLDNINILSAKNGLTITNSENVTTNEIVIGEKATTPTAAK; translated from the coding sequence ATGAAACACAAAATTCTATTTTTTCTACTGGTTTCGCTACAGTGTTTGGCACAAAATAGTACGTACCCAACAGCCAGTGTCGATTCTATTATTAAACGAATTCAACTACCTAAAATTCCTTCGTATAAAATTGTAATAACTAAATTAGGAGCAAAAGGCGATTCGATAAGTAATGCCAAACCTGCTTTTGACAAAGCTATGGCGTTGTGCAAAAAAAATAATGGTGGAACCATCATTGTTCCTAAAGGAGTTTATACCTTAAATGGACCGATTCATTTTGTTAGTAATGTCAAATTACATCTGGAAGACGGAGCGAAAATAAGATTCGGATCCAATCCGAAAGATTATCCAATCGTTCTGACGAGTTGGGAAGGAACGATGCTTTACAATTATAGCCCACTTATTTATGGCAATAATGTAGAAAATATCGCCATAACTGGAAACGGAATTATCGACGGCGAAGCTAAAAACACTTGGATCAAATGGAAACCGCTTGAAGCCAAAGGCAAAGAATTGAGCCGAGAAATGAACCACAAAAACACGCCTATCAAAGAGCGTATTTTTGGCGAAGGCCATTATTTAAGACCGCAATTAATTCAGTTTATCAATTCAAAAAACATTCTTTTAGAAAATGTTCAAATTGAAGATTCTCCGTTTTGGTGTGTTCATTTATTGAAAAGTAAAAGCATTACGCTTCGTGGGTTAAAATACAAATCGTATAACAATAACAATGATGGTATTGACCCCGAATATTCGAGCGATATTTTAATAGAAAACATCCTTTTTGACAATGCCGATGATAATGTTGCCATTAAATCAGGAAGGGATGACGAAGGAAGAAGTAATTCTGCCACTCCATCCGAAAATATTGTGATTCGAAATTGTCAATTCAAAGGATTGCACGCCATTGTTATCGGTAGCGAAATGTCGGCTGGAGTTCGAAATGTGTATGTCGAGAACAGTACCTTTCGAGGTGATTTGAAAAGAGGAATATTTTTAAAAACCAATTCCGATCGTGGTGGTTATATCAAAAATATTTTTTTCAACAATTTAGCCTTTGGAAAAGTAGAAGATTGTATTTATATTACTGCTAATTATCATGGAGAAGGCGGTGGTTTGCATTCGTCTAAAATATCCGATATTTCATTTTCGAATATCAGTTGTGTCGAAGCTACTAAAACAGGAATTGTAATAGAAGGCTATCCGAATAAAAAAGTATCCAACATCAAATTAGATAACATCAACATTCTATCTGCTAAAAATGGTTTAACCATTACCAATTCTGAAAACGTAACAACAAACGAAATTGTCATTGGCGAAAAAGCCACAACTCCTACAGCTGCAAAATAA
- a CDS encoding rhamnogalacturonan acetylesterase has translation MKLVSLFFILISLNCLAQKPTIYGIGDSTMANKTKPEENPERGWGQLFPTFLNDKATFDNRAVNGRSSKSFRTEKRWDDILKTLKKGDYVFIQFGHNDQKDQDSTRFTNPHTTYRHNLIRYVQETREKGATPILFSSIARRNFNEKGVLIPTHGDYTLETRLVAQEYNVTFIDLEYFTELLEQSYGPEKSKQLHLHYKAGEIPYYKDAKADDTHLGVKGATEVAKIVVEELKKTKLDIVKYFKN, from the coding sequence ATGAAACTGGTTTCCTTATTCTTTATACTTATTTCGTTAAACTGTTTAGCCCAAAAACCAACTATTTATGGCATTGGCGATTCGACCATGGCCAATAAAACAAAACCCGAAGAAAATCCAGAGCGCGGTTGGGGACAACTTTTTCCAACATTCTTAAACGACAAAGCAACATTTGACAATCGAGCTGTAAATGGTAGAAGTTCGAAAAGTTTTAGAACCGAAAAACGTTGGGACGACATTCTTAAAACATTAAAAAAAGGCGATTATGTCTTCATTCAATTTGGACACAACGACCAAAAGGATCAAGATTCAACTCGCTTTACCAACCCACACACTACCTATCGCCACAATTTGATTCGTTATGTACAAGAAACCAGAGAAAAAGGCGCAACACCTATTTTATTTTCTTCCATCGCTCGAAGAAATTTTAACGAAAAAGGAGTTTTAATTCCAACACATGGCGATTATACACTAGAAACTCGCTTGGTTGCACAAGAATACAATGTAACTTTCATTGATTTAGAATATTTTACTGAATTATTAGAGCAATCGTATGGTCCAGAAAAGTCAAAACAATTACATTTGCATTACAAAGCAGGGGAAATTCCTTATTATAAAGATGCTAAGGCTGATGATACTCATCTTGGGGTAAAAGGAGCAACCGAGGTAGCCAAAATTGTGGTGGAAGAATTAAAGAAAACCAAACTCGATATCGTAAAATATTTCAAAAACTAA
- the fbp gene encoding class 1 fructose-bisphosphatase: MQEKNITLGEFIIENQNDFQYSSGELSRIFNSIKLAAKVVSYKVNKAGLVDIIGGVGEKNVQGEDQQKLDVYANEIFIKTLINREIVCGIVSEENDEFITVKGSDEGNNNKYVILMDPLDGSSNIDVNASVGTIFSVYRRISEVGTPVTLEDFLQPGTAQVAAGYVLYGTSTILVYTTGNGVNGFTLNPAIGTFYLSHPKMQFPVDGTVYSINEGNYVHFPRGVKDYIKYCQTEEGDRPYTSRYIGSLAPDIHRNMIKGGVYLYPTSTKSPEGKLRLLYECNPMAFIVEQAGGKASDGFSRIMEIVPTALHERCPFFAGSANMVDKIEEFMLNAKLSKY; encoded by the coding sequence ATGCAAGAGAAAAATATAACATTAGGAGAATTTATCATTGAAAACCAAAACGATTTTCAATATTCATCGGGCGAGTTATCTCGAATTTTCAACTCCATAAAACTAGCCGCAAAAGTAGTCAGCTACAAAGTGAACAAGGCTGGATTGGTGGACATCATTGGTGGTGTTGGCGAAAAAAATGTACAAGGCGAAGACCAGCAAAAACTGGATGTTTATGCCAATGAGATTTTTATCAAAACCTTAATCAATCGTGAAATTGTTTGCGGAATTGTTTCCGAAGAAAACGACGAATTTATTACTGTAAAAGGCAGTGATGAAGGCAATAATAACAAATATGTTATTTTGATGGATCCGTTGGATGGATCGTCTAACATTGATGTAAATGCCTCTGTAGGAACTATTTTTTCAGTTTACAGACGAATTTCCGAAGTAGGAACTCCTGTAACACTTGAAGATTTCTTGCAACCTGGAACTGCTCAAGTCGCTGCAGGTTATGTGCTTTACGGAACATCAACCATATTAGTTTACACTACCGGAAATGGCGTAAACGGTTTTACTTTGAATCCCGCAATTGGAACTTTTTATCTATCACACCCAAAAATGCAATTTCCAGTTGATGGCACAGTTTACTCCATAAACGAAGGTAATTATGTGCATTTTCCAAGAGGTGTAAAAGATTACATCAAATATTGCCAAACCGAAGAAGGCGATCGTCCTTACACATCCAGATACATAGGAAGTTTAGCGCCAGATATTCATAGAAATATGATTAAAGGCGGTGTCTATTTGTATCCAACCAGTACCAAATCACCAGAAGGAAAATTACGCCTTTTGTACGAATGCAACCCAATGGCGTTTATTGTAGAACAAGCGGGCGGAAAAGCTTCGGATGGATTTTCTAGAATAATGGAAATTGTTCCAACAGCTTTGCATGAAAGATGCCCATTCTTTGCTGGAAGTGCCAATATGGTGGACAAAATAGAAGAATTTATGCTAAATGCTAAATTGAGTAAGTATTAA
- a CDS encoding DNA cytosine methyltransferase, whose amino-acid sequence MLNSIDLFSGCGGMTLGFGWAGFNSVLASDIDENCEKTFATNFPEIPFLCGDLSNFSQEEFDKIINNQNIDVIIGGPPCQGFSLANKKRNKVSEDPRNKLFYEFVKTINWYNPKSFVMENVKGLLSMESGQVIKEIQNEFENAGKFGYEVKTKVLKASDYGVPQSRERVIIIGIRKDLGLIPEFPAKKYETGITVEEAISDLPQINAGEGEEKMVYPQKPANDYQKFMRKKAKKVFNHIAMRHTQRLIDRFKAIQPGKNLLDVWETHGAVQRGNPNEKSKIKFSQNNLRLIANKPAPTIAASFQSNFIHPFLDRNLTAREGARLQSFPDDFIFEGMRTKMSWEKGLSQYQQIGNAVPPLMAFEIALTLKRVLENGNQEEKTEEQYLAFNEPEIIS is encoded by the coding sequence ATGTTAAATTCTATAGATTTATTTTCAGGTTGTGGTGGCATGACATTGGGTTTTGGGTGGGCAGGATTCAATTCAGTGCTAGCTTCTGACATTGATGAAAATTGCGAAAAAACATTTGCTACCAATTTTCCTGAAATCCCTTTTTTGTGTGGCGATTTATCGAATTTTAGCCAAGAAGAATTTGACAAAATAATAAACAATCAAAACATCGATGTTATTATTGGTGGACCTCCTTGCCAAGGTTTTAGTTTAGCCAATAAAAAAAGGAACAAAGTCTCCGAAGATCCTCGAAACAAACTTTTTTATGAGTTTGTAAAAACCATCAATTGGTACAATCCAAAATCCTTTGTAATGGAAAATGTCAAAGGATTGTTATCCATGGAATCAGGACAAGTTATTAAAGAAATACAAAACGAGTTCGAAAACGCTGGGAAATTTGGGTACGAAGTAAAAACCAAAGTCTTAAAAGCTTCGGATTATGGCGTTCCACAATCAAGAGAGAGAGTTATTATTATTGGCATCAGAAAAGATTTAGGTTTGATTCCTGAATTTCCCGCTAAAAAATACGAAACGGGAATTACGGTAGAAGAAGCCATTTCCGATTTGCCGCAAATCAATGCTGGCGAAGGCGAAGAAAAAATGGTTTACCCTCAAAAACCTGCCAACGATTACCAAAAATTCATGCGCAAAAAGGCTAAAAAGGTTTTCAATCATATCGCCATGCGCCATACCCAAAGATTAATTGATCGATTTAAAGCCATTCAACCAGGAAAAAATTTATTGGATGTTTGGGAAACCCACGGTGCTGTACAAAGAGGGAATCCTAATGAAAAATCAAAAATAAAATTCAGCCAAAACAACTTGCGATTGATTGCCAATAAACCTGCTCCTACTATTGCAGCTTCTTTTCAAAGCAATTTTATTCATCCTTTTTTAGACCGAAATCTTACCGCCAGAGAAGGCGCCAGATTACAATCGTTTCCCGATGATTTCATTTTTGAAGGTATGCGAACCAAAATGAGTTGGGAAAAAGGATTGAGTCAATACCAACAAATTGGGAATGCCGTTCCGCCACTTATGGCTTTTGAAATTGCCTTAACACTCAAGCGAGTTTTGGAAAATGGCAACCAAGAAGAAAAGACAGAGGAACAATATCTTGCTTTTAACGAACCTGAAATTATCTCATAA
- a CDS encoding porin — protein MKKVTLILALMLASSVTFAQDAPASTPLEISGSGDLYYKYDFAKTPNIGTSFASDQNSLSLGMLDIALKKTTGKASFVGELSFGPRGQYQSILNGDGVDGNSFHIQNLYATYAFTDKFSMTAGYMGTFIGYEVISPVANFHYSTSYLFTNGPFQNAGVKANYKISDKFGAMVGIFNDTWNSYNANPAKGLNAVGAQLSYASGPVSAYLNFMDGSVSGTIVDLTATFQLSEKFKLGLNAADFSNEGDVGYTGFALYPSVAITDAFALGLRAEYFKAKEGADMFGLDADQSVTAFTLSANYKVGGFTLIPEFRLDSNSDDYFSDSDMMATKSATQATIAVVYGF, from the coding sequence ATGAAAAAAGTAACACTTATTTTGGCTTTAATGCTAGCAAGCAGCGTAACATTTGCACAAGATGCACCTGCATCAACACCACTAGAGATTTCTGGTTCTGGAGATTTGTATTACAAGTATGATTTTGCTAAAACTCCAAACATTGGAACAAGTTTTGCATCAGACCAAAATTCACTTTCTTTAGGTATGTTAGACATTGCTTTGAAAAAAACTACAGGAAAAGCTTCATTCGTTGGTGAACTTTCATTTGGACCAAGAGGACAATACCAATCAATATTAAATGGAGATGGAGTTGATGGAAATTCATTCCATATTCAAAACTTGTATGCTACTTATGCTTTCACAGACAAATTTAGCATGACTGCAGGTTATATGGGAACTTTTATTGGATATGAAGTAATTTCTCCAGTAGCTAATTTCCATTATTCTACTTCTTATTTGTTTACAAACGGACCATTCCAAAATGCTGGTGTTAAAGCAAACTACAAAATATCAGACAAATTTGGAGCAATGGTAGGAATCTTTAATGATACTTGGAATAGCTATAATGCTAATCCAGCAAAGGGATTGAATGCTGTTGGAGCTCAATTGTCTTATGCTAGTGGCCCAGTTAGTGCTTACCTTAATTTCATGGACGGTTCAGTTAGTGGAACTATTGTTGATTTAACAGCAACTTTCCAATTGTCTGAAAAATTCAAATTAGGATTGAATGCTGCTGATTTCTCAAATGAAGGTGATGTAGGTTACACAGGATTTGCTTTGTACCCATCTGTAGCTATTACTGATGCTTTTGCTCTTGGATTGCGTGCAGAATATTTTAAAGCTAAAGAAGGTGCAGATATGTTTGGTCTTGATGCAGATCAATCAGTAACAGCTTTTACTTTATCAGCTAATTACAAAGTAGGTGGATTTACATTAATTCCAGAATTCAGATTAGATAGTAATTCAGATGATTATTTTTCTGATTCTGATATGATGGCTACAAAATCTGCTACACAAGCTACTATAGCTGTAGTTTACGGATTCTAA
- a CDS encoding SulP family inorganic anion transporter → MTKKNNLFANLKSDFASGLVVFLVALPLCLGIAMASGAPLFSGIIAGVVGGIVVGYLSKSHISVSGPAAGLTAIVLTAITDLGAFDIFLTAVFIAGLIQLALGFIKAGSISNYFPTNVIEGMLAGIGIIIILKQLPHAFGYDSDFEGDQAFAQTDGSNSFSALFNIVDYIQLGSIVITIVSMIILIAWTKVSFLKKMKLVPGALIAVIIGVVLNEFFIVSGSSLAIQKEHLVSLPVPTSLEEFKQIIVTPNFSGVTNPKVWIVALTIAIVASIETLLCIEAADRMDVYKRYTDTNVELKAQGIGNIVSSLIGGLPMTSVVVRSSANNNAGAKSKMSTIIHGILLLISVLTIPTILNKIPLATLAAILLLVGYKLANPATFKHFWQNGKYQFVPFIATLLAVVFLDLLKGVALGILISIIFILKGNLKRAYSFRKQEYADGDVIHIDLAQEVSFLNKAAIKTTLNDIPENSQVIINAQDTVYIAHDVLDLIKEFKKIRAKEENIKVKLVGFKKAYDLTNTGEEEKHIFVEHNQTIKKS, encoded by the coding sequence ATGACAAAAAAAAACAATCTTTTTGCTAACCTAAAATCTGATTTTGCATCAGGTTTAGTGGTTTTTTTGGTGGCGCTTCCTTTATGTTTAGGCATCGCAATGGCATCGGGTGCTCCTTTGTTTTCAGGCATTATCGCAGGTGTCGTAGGCGGAATCGTTGTAGGGTATTTAAGTAAATCTCACATAAGTGTTTCTGGCCCTGCAGCTGGCCTGACAGCTATTGTTTTAACTGCAATTACTGATTTAGGCGCTTTTGACATATTCTTAACAGCCGTTTTCATTGCTGGTTTAATTCAATTAGCACTTGGTTTTATCAAAGCAGGAAGTATTTCGAATTATTTTCCAACCAATGTAATCGAAGGGATGCTTGCTGGAATTGGAATTATAATTATTCTCAAACAGTTGCCACATGCTTTTGGTTACGACAGTGATTTTGAAGGCGATCAAGCCTTTGCCCAAACTGACGGGAGTAACTCCTTTTCGGCATTATTCAATATTGTTGACTATATTCAACTGGGTTCAATAGTAATAACAATCGTATCAATGATTATATTGATTGCTTGGACTAAAGTTTCTTTCCTTAAAAAAATGAAGCTAGTACCTGGAGCACTTATTGCGGTAATCATAGGTGTTGTTTTGAATGAATTTTTTATTGTATCCGGAAGTTCATTAGCCATCCAAAAAGAACATTTGGTTTCGCTACCTGTACCTACTTCATTAGAAGAATTCAAACAAATTATTGTAACTCCTAATTTTTCAGGTGTTACCAATCCCAAAGTTTGGATTGTAGCTCTGACTATTGCCATAGTTGCCTCGATAGAAACCTTATTATGTATTGAAGCTGCTGACAGAATGGATGTTTACAAACGTTATACAGACACAAATGTAGAATTAAAAGCGCAAGGAATTGGAAACATTGTAAGCTCGCTTATTGGTGGTTTACCAATGACCTCTGTAGTGGTTCGATCATCAGCCAATAATAATGCTGGAGCCAAATCTAAAATGTCAACCATCATACACGGAATTCTATTATTGATAAGCGTACTAACTATTCCTACTATACTCAACAAAATTCCATTGGCAACATTAGCTGCAATTCTATTGTTAGTAGGATATAAATTAGCCAATCCTGCAACTTTTAAGCACTTTTGGCAAAACGGAAAATACCAATTCGTTCCATTTATTGCCACCCTACTAGCAGTTGTATTCTTGGATTTATTAAAAGGAGTTGCTTTGGGAATTTTAATTAGTATTATTTTTATCCTGAAAGGAAACCTAAAAAGAGCCTACAGCTTCAGAAAACAAGAATACGCAGATGGTGATGTTATCCATATTGATTTAGCACAAGAAGTTTCTTTCTTGAACAAAGCCGCTATCAAAACGACCCTCAATGATATTCCAGAAAATTCACAAGTGATTATTAATGCTCAAGATACCGTTTATATAGCGCATGATGTTTTGGATTTAATCAAAGAATTCAAAAAAATTAGAGCCAAAGAAGAAAACATAAAAGTAAAACTCGTGGGTTTCAAAAAAGCTTATGACCTTACTAATACTGGAGAAGAAGAAAAACACATATTTGTAGAACACAATCAAACCATAAAAAAATCTTAA